One stretch of Pradoshia sp. D12 DNA includes these proteins:
- a CDS encoding lasso peptide biosynthesis B2 protein: protein MNLIQKARTLLSIDSKTFMMYAEAYCSLGVARIQKSLPFSKIAPKLGRKMEETSLTYVPAHTEILELVSKSLETMSRYTFWESKCLVMAIAGMRMLERRGIESTLYMATARDKEGKMKAHAWLRSGLYFVTGANGKEGYTVVGTFAKRMGDQKEKK from the coding sequence ATGAACCTCATTCAGAAAGCTCGAACCTTGCTGTCCATAGATAGTAAAACCTTCATGATGTATGCAGAAGCTTATTGTTCCTTGGGAGTGGCCCGGATACAAAAGAGTCTGCCCTTTTCTAAAATTGCGCCTAAATTGGGCAGAAAGATGGAAGAGACCTCATTAACTTATGTGCCAGCCCATACTGAAATCCTGGAGTTAGTGTCCAAAAGTTTGGAGACGATGAGTAGATATACGTTTTGGGAAAGTAAATGTCTTGTTATGGCGATTGCAGGAATGAGAATGCTCGAGCGGCGTGGCATTGAAAGTACTCTTTATATGGCAACAGCAAGAGATAAGGAAGGAAAGATGAAGGCTCATGCCTGGCTGCGGAGTGGATTATATTTTGTAACTGGAGCCAATGGGAAGGAAGGATACACAGTGGTGGGAACCTTTGCTAAAAGAATGGGGGATCAGAAGGAGAAAAAATGA
- a CDS encoding helix-turn-helix domain-containing protein, producing MIGRNIQEIRKRKGMTLTQLAANAGISKSYLSNIERGVNQNPSIEVLKRLAFVLNADLKTLLRVQEGVETNQNMNQELINLIEELKTTVIDKEQMDEYRALIEYIMWKSKVK from the coding sequence ATGATAGGAAGAAATATACAGGAAATACGTAAACGTAAAGGAATGACACTGACCCAGCTAGCTGCAAATGCCGGAATATCTAAATCCTATTTAAGCAATATTGAAAGGGGAGTGAATCAAAATCCTTCAATTGAAGTATTGAAAAGGCTAGCGTTTGTTTTAAATGCAGATTTAAAAACTTTATTGCGCGTACAAGAAGGTGTTGAAACCAATCAAAATATGAATCAGGAATTAATCAACCTAATCGAGGAATTAAAGACAACCGTAATTGATAAAGAACAAATGGATGAGTATCGGGCATTAATTGAGTATATTATGTGGAAAAGCAAAGTAAAATAA
- a CDS encoding DUF4931 domain-containing protein — protein sequence MDQQQLYFSSTIGSQKPETIRNKTAACPFCQRDELTDILETKGDIIWLMNKYPTLLDTYQTVIIETNQCHEDIRGYEQKHMRELIRFSIAKWLEVEKTGEYESVILFKNHGPFSGGSIQHAHMQVIGMKHVDYHKNMAMIDFEGTEVYKKSGIELNVSKYPVIGFTEFNLILNTLDEIDDFADKLQILVRYILDGFHKGCTSYNLFFYHFHDLIICKAIPRFVVSPLFVGYKIPQVLMEDRLDIIRKDLSRLLTQT from the coding sequence ATGGATCAGCAACAATTATATTTTTCAAGTACAATTGGCAGTCAAAAGCCTGAAACTATCCGTAATAAAACAGCAGCCTGCCCCTTTTGCCAAAGAGATGAGCTTACCGATATTCTTGAGACAAAGGGAGATATTATTTGGTTGATGAATAAATATCCCACTCTTCTGGATACCTATCAAACGGTCATTATTGAAACCAATCAATGTCACGAAGATATAAGGGGATATGAACAGAAGCATATGCGTGAATTAATTCGCTTCAGTATTGCTAAATGGCTTGAAGTGGAGAAGACTGGTGAGTATGAGTCCGTTATCTTATTTAAGAATCATGGTCCCTTTTCAGGCGGCAGCATTCAGCATGCCCATATGCAAGTGATTGGAATGAAACATGTAGATTACCATAAGAATATGGCAATGATTGATTTTGAAGGCACAGAGGTATACAAGAAATCCGGTATTGAGTTAAATGTATCAAAGTATCCAGTTATCGGTTTTACTGAATTCAATTTAATATTGAACACATTAGATGAGATTGATGATTTTGCTGATAAACTTCAAATCCTGGTCCGTTATATTTTGGATGGTTTCCATAAGGGATGCACCAGCTATAACCTTTTCTTTTACCATTTTCATGACTTGATTATTTGCAAGGCCATCCCACGCTTTGTTGTATCTCCCTTGTTTGTCGGCTATAAAATTCCACAGGTACTTATGGAAGATCGGCTTGATATCATTAGGAAAGATTTATCCAGATTACTCACCCAGACTTAG
- a CDS encoding DUF2187 family protein, with product MDFEYRDQYVQGEIGDVIYFKRGNIFIFGEIIILREASCIVEISKEYADELKLNTTRTVVRHGNYKIIETSKVRARVSEQQIDPFSTQVYH from the coding sequence ATGGATTTCGAGTATAGGGATCAATATGTACAGGGAGAAATAGGTGATGTGATTTATTTTAAAAGAGGAAATATATTTATCTTTGGAGAAATTATAATACTGAGGGAAGCTTCGTGTATTGTGGAAATTTCTAAAGAATATGCAGACGAATTGAAACTCAACACAACGAGAACAGTTGTAAGACATGGTAATTATAAAATTATTGAGACCTCAAAAGTTCGCGCAAGAGTAAGTGAGCAACAAATCGATCCATTCAGTACACAAGTTTATCATTAA
- a CDS encoding MDR family MFS transporter, which yields MQSFKNLFSPYRGLPKEIYIIFFARIINSLGGFVHPLLVLILTQKIGMDSAQAGLYVTLVSVISAPSMILGGKLADTLGRKFIIVVSQGLGGITVISIGLIEPSMTMAYLLMLSSLFFALCSPAYDALLADLTTPENRKGAYSLTYMGFNLGFAVGPIMAGLLYKNHLDLVFIIDGIATLLATTLIFIFIKETKTKHISVTEKTERKLEEHVEGSVFKVLRARPILIMFAFILLCIEFEYAQWAFTIPLHLEELFNDSGAAYYGTLAAFNGILVISFTPIITKLTNKIRPIKVIATGALCYAFAFGMLAFTTILPFFYVSIFIMTIGEIMIAINASTFIANQTPASHRGRVSSILPLIIGAGYATSPMIMGSFIAAYSITSAWMVIGSLGFISAGLMWLLQKKDLTNQPDTDHVKVGA from the coding sequence ATGCAGTCTTTTAAAAATTTGTTTAGTCCATATCGAGGCTTACCCAAAGAAATTTATATTATATTTTTTGCTCGAATTATTAATAGTCTGGGAGGGTTTGTACATCCGCTGCTTGTTTTAATCCTCACTCAGAAGATTGGCATGGATAGTGCCCAAGCAGGACTATATGTAACTTTAGTCAGTGTTATTTCTGCACCAAGTATGATTTTAGGCGGAAAGCTGGCTGATACCTTGGGAAGAAAATTTATTATTGTTGTTTCGCAAGGTCTAGGAGGCATAACCGTTATATCCATAGGTTTAATAGAGCCTTCGATGACCATGGCCTATTTGCTCATGCTATCATCACTCTTCTTTGCTTTGTGCTCACCTGCCTACGATGCACTATTGGCGGATTTAACTACCCCCGAGAATCGGAAAGGTGCTTATTCATTAACCTATATGGGTTTTAATTTAGGTTTTGCGGTTGGTCCAATCATGGCCGGTCTACTATATAAAAATCATTTAGATCTTGTTTTCATCATTGATGGGATCGCTACGCTCTTAGCTACAACATTAATTTTTATTTTTATAAAAGAGACAAAAACCAAACATATTTCGGTAACAGAGAAAACGGAAAGAAAGCTTGAGGAGCATGTAGAAGGATCTGTTTTTAAAGTACTGAGGGCAAGACCAATATTAATTATGTTCGCTTTTATTCTATTATGTATTGAATTTGAATACGCACAATGGGCATTTACCATACCTCTGCACTTAGAAGAGTTATTTAATGATTCTGGCGCAGCTTATTACGGAACACTTGCCGCATTTAACGGTATATTGGTTATCTCGTTTACGCCGATTATTACGAAACTGACAAATAAGATAAGACCTATAAAAGTGATAGCTACCGGAGCCTTATGCTATGCTTTTGCCTTTGGTATGCTCGCCTTCACCACGATTCTTCCCTTCTTCTATGTATCTATTTTCATCATGACCATTGGAGAAATCATGATTGCGATCAATGCTTCGACCTTTATAGCTAATCAAACACCAGCTTCGCACAGAGGCAGAGTCAGCAGTATTCTCCCACTGATAATTGGCGCCGGATATGCAACAAGCCCAATGATTATGGGAAGCTTTATTGCAGCATACTCGATTACATCTGCCTGGATGGTAATTGGATCCCTCGGATTCATTTCAGCAGGACTCATGTGGCTGCTTCAGAAGAAAGATTTAACCAATCAGCCTGACACCGACCATGTGAAGGTTGGTGCTTAA
- a CDS encoding AEC family transporter: MEFFNVLIPVFVIFALGYIGEKKIGFDPKTISTMSLYLMTPLLVFQTFYTNELTLDYLYIVIYAFGLCLALMIFVCFIAFINKYNIKETCGLILGSVFMNNGNYGTPVALLLFGAAGFDYAIILMVTQSIVMATIGVYVAARGSDIGGGIRDTLAIVLRMPVAYGAIFGLLFQYTGITISHSLMTTIDLVGSAAIPTIMLVLGMQLAKISLKNIEYKKVTYALIIKLAVAPLVAWGISALLPIDTLLKQLMIIMAGMPAAANTTMYAIQFNTKPEFVSVCTFISTVLSLITLPIIFYFVL; the protein is encoded by the coding sequence ATGGAGTTTTTTAATGTATTGATTCCGGTATTTGTTATATTTGCTTTAGGATATATAGGCGAGAAGAAGATAGGATTTGATCCAAAAACGATCTCAACGATGTCCCTTTATTTAATGACACCATTACTGGTGTTTCAAACGTTTTATACTAATGAACTGACCTTAGATTATCTTTATATTGTTATTTACGCGTTTGGGCTTTGTTTAGCACTTATGATCTTTGTATGTTTTATCGCTTTTATAAATAAATACAACATAAAGGAAACCTGTGGGCTCATTCTTGGTTCGGTTTTTATGAACAATGGTAATTATGGAACACCTGTTGCGTTATTATTGTTTGGCGCTGCCGGATTTGATTACGCCATCATCTTAATGGTCACCCAAAGTATCGTGATGGCTACAATTGGGGTATATGTAGCGGCGCGAGGAAGTGATATAGGCGGAGGGATTAGAGATACACTTGCAATTGTATTACGTATGCCTGTTGCATATGGAGCGATTTTTGGACTGTTATTTCAGTACACGGGTATTACCATCAGCCATTCCTTAATGACTACCATTGATTTAGTTGGAAGCGCGGCTATTCCGACAATCATGCTTGTTTTAGGTATGCAATTAGCCAAAATCAGTCTTAAGAATATTGAATATAAAAAGGTTACGTATGCACTAATCATTAAATTGGCAGTGGCGCCCCTTGTAGCGTGGGGAATTTCAGCCCTTTTGCCAATCGATACCTTGCTTAAACAATTAATGATTATCATGGCCGGAATGCCTGCTGCTGCAAATACGACGATGTATGCCATTCAGTTTAATACAAAGCCGGAATTTGTTTCGGTTTGTACATTTATAAGTACAGTACTTAGCTTAATCACTTTACCAATCATTTTTTATTTTGTTTTATAG
- a CDS encoding sigma-70 family RNA polymerase sigma factor → MHEDASLVQRAIKGDDTAFLTLLDLHKEQLYRTAIVYLKNEGEALEAIQETTFRAYRSIKKLREPSYFSTWLVRILLNVCSNELKAKKIHHHFIGQEMVHTDDYGQLEIEEALMFLDEPSREIIVLKYLRDLSISEIADICECPQSTVKTRLYKGLRKLKELMKESGGTRHV, encoded by the coding sequence ATGCATGAAGATGCTTCTTTAGTACAAAGGGCTATAAAAGGGGATGATACAGCATTTTTAACTTTATTAGATCTTCATAAGGAACAGCTGTATCGAACGGCCATTGTCTATTTAAAAAATGAAGGAGAAGCTCTGGAAGCTATCCAGGAAACGACTTTTCGAGCATACCGTTCAATTAAAAAGCTGCGAGAGCCATCCTATTTCTCTACATGGCTTGTAAGAATTTTATTAAACGTTTGTTCAAATGAATTGAAGGCCAAAAAAATACACCATCATTTCATTGGACAGGAAATGGTCCATACGGATGATTATGGTCAGCTTGAAATAGAAGAGGCGCTCATGTTCCTGGATGAACCATCACGTGAAATCATCGTATTAAAGTATTTACGGGACCTATCCATAAGTGAGATTGCGGATATATGTGAATGCCCACAAAGTACGGTTAAAACAAGACTTTACAAAGGCCTTCGGAAGCTCAAGGAACTAATGAAGGAATCGGGAGGTACCCGCCATGTATGA
- a CDS encoding DUF4179 domain-containing protein gives MYEKERQELLDLKKQMEYVPVPNEKVSAAIQSGFSKAKHKKRKRLIKYTGLAAAAIVLLFCISLVRVSPSFANALSSIPGAEKIINLIRNDKGYMSAVENDFLQSVGQTQEKDGYKVTIESLIVDRHRMVVFYHIEGAGDDIQIEFPDLLIDGDGVEQSISYSVHENGFGSLDFNLVHQLEDREEIELKVHLKNDTSLIGPFKFPLKIDHSLYKGQHKQMAIDETVTIDNQRITFGKVEIDPLSVRVDVKYDPNNTKKIFHLNHVRLMDDKGEIWGSTGSHFNEEESEIYIESNYFRKPEKLYLLFDGIHALDKDELIIEVDEKTGRLLKYPSDGLVKSSKIEENKVYIFMKIPKSKDTVSGGGMINDGTGKEISTGEAEYWEIDGLDAISFYYKPEEIIKGPLNIELDTYPLTHKKQVKLQIK, from the coding sequence ATGTATGAAAAAGAGAGACAAGAATTATTGGATTTAAAAAAACAAATGGAATATGTGCCTGTACCAAACGAAAAAGTTTCCGCAGCCATTCAGTCAGGCTTTAGTAAAGCCAAACACAAGAAGAGAAAAAGACTTATAAAATATACAGGATTAGCAGCGGCTGCTATTGTACTCCTGTTTTGCATTAGCCTGGTACGAGTGTCACCGTCCTTTGCAAATGCCCTTTCTTCTATACCGGGCGCAGAAAAAATTATCAATCTAATCCGAAACGATAAAGGCTATATGTCTGCAGTGGAGAATGATTTTTTACAGTCAGTTGGACAGACGCAAGAGAAGGATGGGTATAAGGTAACGATTGAATCCTTAATTGTTGATAGGCATAGGATGGTTGTTTTTTATCATATAGAGGGAGCAGGGGATGATATACAAATAGAATTTCCCGATCTATTGATTGACGGAGACGGTGTCGAGCAATCCATATCCTATTCAGTTCATGAAAATGGGTTCGGCTCCTTAGATTTTAATCTAGTGCATCAGCTTGAAGATAGAGAAGAAATAGAACTAAAAGTCCATCTGAAAAATGACACTAGCTTAATAGGTCCATTTAAGTTCCCTTTGAAAATAGATCATTCCTTGTATAAAGGTCAGCATAAACAGATGGCCATTGATGAAACAGTGACCATAGACAATCAGCGGATTACGTTTGGAAAAGTAGAAATTGATCCACTAAGTGTCAGGGTTGACGTAAAATATGATCCGAATAATACAAAAAAAATATTTCATTTGAATCATGTTAGGCTAATGGATGATAAAGGTGAGATATGGGGATCTACTGGCAGTCATTTTAATGAGGAAGAAAGTGAAATCTATATAGAAAGTAATTATTTTCGGAAACCCGAGAAGCTGTACCTACTATTCGATGGTATTCATGCTCTAGATAAGGATGAGTTAATCATTGAAGTTGATGAAAAAACAGGCAGGCTATTGAAATATCCATCGGATGGATTAGTGAAATCTTCTAAGATAGAAGAAAATAAGGTGTATATTTTCATGAAAATCCCCAAGAGTAAAGATACTGTTTCTGGCGGTGGAATGATAAATGATGGAACAGGTAAAGAAATTTCAACAGGGGAAGCGGAGTACTGGGAAATAGACGGTTTAGACGCTATAAGCTTCTACTATAAACCAGAAGAAATCATTAAGGGTCCTCTTAATATTGAATTAGACACCTACCCACTTACCCACAAAAAGCAAGTCAAGCTCCAAATAAAATAA
- a CDS encoding DUF1643 domain-containing protein — protein sequence MKRSAIIKGNYRYSLKREWDDYNLRKAVFVLLHPSEADDRVDDRTTMRCVSFAKKLDCGSVELVNVFAYRSREWRDLRNLSLEEATGPENRFYLENALHSGSEIIVGWGENCTIHHKDYQLLSDWFKGYDPNCLGTTREGHPLHPLFVRSDTTVQPYLFPNVSSFKPS from the coding sequence TTGAAAAGGAGTGCCATTATAAAAGGAAATTATCGATATTCCCTAAAGAGGGAATGGGATGATTACAATTTAAGAAAAGCTGTCTTTGTTCTTTTACACCCAAGCGAGGCTGATGACAGAGTGGATGACCGGACGACCATGCGTTGTGTTTCGTTTGCTAAGAAATTAGATTGCGGTTCTGTGGAATTGGTGAATGTATTTGCCTATCGGAGCAGGGAATGGAGAGATCTCAGGAATCTGTCCTTGGAGGAGGCTACAGGTCCTGAAAACCGCTTCTATTTAGAAAATGCCTTACACAGCGGTTCTGAAATTATCGTTGGCTGGGGAGAAAACTGTACCATCCATCACAAAGATTATCAGTTATTATCGGACTGGTTTAAGGGATATGATCCTAACTGCCTGGGTACAACAAGAGAGGGGCATCCCCTGCATCCGTTGTTTGTAAGAAGTGATACGACCGTTCAACCCTATCTCTTTCCAAATGTAAGTTCGTTTAAACCGTCATGA
- a CDS encoding response regulator transcription factor produces MNKLKPAGNELRNFQPIFIEDATYGFPEKFIKQFNLVSMLIVPIYVPEEGKMIGGILLDKGPGRKFERDRSLYPALMKFGQSAGELLLRFTNPENSVTQNDLNRKLSFSPCEVDIIKLLAAGASTTEAAVQLYLSEYTVRDYISIIMRRLDAKNRTEVAVKVIRMGIID; encoded by the coding sequence TTGAATAAATTAAAACCAGCAGGAAATGAGCTGCGTAATTTTCAGCCTATTTTTATAGAGGATGCCACATACGGTTTTCCTGAAAAATTTATTAAGCAATTTAATCTCGTATCCATGTTAATTGTCCCTATTTATGTTCCGGAAGAAGGTAAGATGATTGGCGGCATTTTACTAGATAAAGGGCCAGGGCGGAAATTTGAGCGAGATAGGAGCTTGTATCCCGCATTAATGAAATTTGGGCAAAGTGCAGGAGAGCTGTTGCTTAGGTTTACGAACCCTGAAAATTCTGTAACACAGAATGATTTAAATCGTAAACTATCATTTTCTCCTTGTGAGGTTGATATTATTAAGTTATTGGCTGCAGGAGCGTCTACAACAGAGGCAGCTGTTCAGCTTTATTTAAGTGAGTATACAGTCAGAGACTATATTTCAATCATTATGAGAAGGCTGGATGCCAAAAATCGAACAGAAGTAGCTGTAAAGGTTATTAGAATGGGAATTATAGATTAG
- a CDS encoding NlpC/P60 family protein, whose product MMNKRIIALSTALLLGFSSYIGIPSASAAKDPARQAEVDKAQAALNEVQAEISTLNTRIDQINQAVKDNQNMINKTEDDIVKTEKQVETLDNEITELEEKNEKRQEILKKRAVTYQQTNGNVSYLEVIFGSTSFGDFIERIGAVSTIVKADRQLIDEIQEDQTKLEDKQATVEEKLTGLKDMKTELVGMQQDIKQQQDQTNSLKKELKVKEEESQRQLADAKARNIDIVVEPVVVKETSNVKEKVEKIADTQKEETNSSTKNETTNKVNSSSKEEAVNTSKNEQTSSKPANSNSSNKKPSSTNSSTQNKNIQTVITAGNKYIGNSVYVFGGGRTQADIAAGRFDCSGFVSWAFKQGGYSVPASTDALKHAGRQIPTSQMQPGDMVFFDTYKKDGHVGIYVGGGKFIGSQSSTGVAIASLKSGYWGKKFNGRVVRVH is encoded by the coding sequence ATGATGAATAAAAGAATTATTGCGCTAAGTACGGCTTTATTGCTTGGGTTCAGCAGTTACATAGGCATTCCATCAGCAAGTGCTGCAAAAGACCCGGCCAGGCAAGCTGAGGTTGATAAAGCTCAAGCTGCTTTAAATGAGGTACAAGCTGAAATTTCTACTCTGAATACTCGTATTGATCAAATCAACCAGGCTGTTAAAGATAATCAGAACATGATTAATAAAACAGAAGATGATATTGTCAAAACGGAAAAACAAGTAGAGACTTTAGATAATGAAATTACCGAACTGGAAGAAAAAAATGAAAAGCGCCAAGAAATTTTAAAGAAGCGTGCTGTTACATACCAACAAACAAATGGTAACGTCAGCTATTTAGAAGTCATTTTTGGATCTACTAGTTTTGGAGATTTTATTGAACGAATCGGAGCCGTTTCAACAATTGTTAAAGCGGACCGTCAATTGATCGATGAAATTCAAGAGGATCAGACTAAACTTGAGGATAAACAAGCAACAGTAGAAGAAAAGCTTACTGGTTTAAAGGATATGAAAACTGAGCTTGTTGGTATGCAGCAGGATATTAAGCAACAACAAGATCAAACAAACTCTTTGAAGAAAGAGCTTAAAGTTAAGGAAGAAGAAAGTCAACGTCAATTAGCAGATGCTAAAGCAAGAAATATCGATATTGTGGTAGAGCCAGTTGTTGTAAAAGAAACTTCCAATGTAAAAGAGAAAGTTGAAAAGATCGCTGATACTCAAAAAGAAGAAACAAACTCTTCAACTAAGAATGAAACAACAAATAAAGTGAATTCCAGCTCTAAAGAAGAAGCTGTAAACACTTCGAAGAACGAACAAACTAGCTCTAAACCAGCTAATTCAAACTCTTCTAATAAGAAGCCAAGTTCTACTAATAGTTCTACCCAAAATAAAAATATTCAAACCGTTATAACTGCAGGCAATAAATATATTGGGAACTCCGTATATGTATTCGGCGGCGGAAGAACTCAAGCTGATATTGCAGCAGGACGCTTTGATTGCTCCGGTTTTGTTAGCTGGGCATTTAAACAAGGTGGATACTCTGTACCAGCGAGCACAGATGCTCTGAAACATGCTGGAAGACAGATTCCAACAAGCCAAATGCAACCTGGAGATATGGTTTTCTTCGATACGTATAAAAAAGATGGCCATGTTGGCATTTATGTTGGCGGTGGAAAATTCATCGGTTCCCAAAGCTCTACTGGTGTAGCAATTGCCAGCCTTAAAAGCGGATACTGGGGTAAAAAATTCAACGGACGTGTAGTACGCGTTCATTAA
- a CDS encoding NupC/NupG family nucleoside CNT transporter has protein sequence MNYLWGLLGIICILGIAFLLSTNKRNINIRTVVVALIIQISFAFIVLKWPLGRAAFQKVTDVVNNTIGYANEGISFLVGGLYTPESGITHVFLFNVLGIIIFFSALISVLYYLGIMQFVIKYVGGALSKLLGTKNAETFNATANIFVGCTEAPLVIKPFIEKLTKSELFSVMVCGLASVSGSVLVGYSLLGVPLDYLLAASIMSAPAGLLLSKIMIPETEESQEDAEGFEMTKDDESTNVIDAAASGASTGLQLALNVGAMLLAFIALIALLNGILGYIGGWFGFDQLSIELILSYIFAPLAFVIGVPWNEALQAGNFIGQKLVINEFVAYSNFAPMIDTMSDKAVVIISFALCGFANLSSLGILLGGLGKLAPNRRPDIARLGIKAIIAGALASCLSAAIAGMIIG, from the coding sequence ATGAATTATCTTTGGGGTTTGTTAGGAATTATCTGTATTTTAGGCATTGCCTTTCTTCTCTCCACTAACAAACGAAATATTAACATCCGTACAGTTGTCGTGGCACTAATTATCCAAATTTCTTTTGCATTCATTGTTTTAAAATGGCCACTTGGACGGGCAGCCTTTCAAAAAGTAACCGATGTTGTGAACAATACGATTGGTTATGCTAATGAAGGAATCAGCTTCCTGGTTGGTGGGCTTTATACACCAGAATCCGGAATTACACATGTTTTCTTATTTAATGTTTTAGGAATCATCATATTCTTCTCTGCTTTAATCTCTGTTTTATATTACTTAGGAATTATGCAATTCGTAATCAAATATGTTGGTGGTGCTCTTTCAAAACTATTGGGTACTAAAAATGCAGAAACATTTAATGCAACCGCCAATATATTCGTAGGTTGTACGGAAGCCCCTCTCGTAATAAAACCGTTCATTGAGAAATTGACGAAATCAGAATTGTTTTCTGTCATGGTATGTGGGTTAGCCTCTGTCTCTGGAAGTGTATTAGTAGGATATTCTTTACTAGGTGTTCCATTGGATTATTTACTTGCTGCCAGTATTATGTCAGCACCTGCGGGACTATTACTTTCTAAAATCATGATTCCGGAAACGGAAGAAAGCCAGGAAGATGCGGAAGGCTTTGAGATGACAAAAGATGATGAGTCAACAAACGTAATCGATGCAGCTGCAAGCGGAGCCTCAACAGGTCTTCAATTAGCTTTGAATGTTGGAGCTATGCTGCTTGCTTTTATCGCATTGATCGCATTGTTAAATGGTATATTGGGATATATTGGCGGTTGGTTTGGTTTTGATCAATTATCTATCGAGCTAATTTTAAGCTACATATTCGCACCATTAGCTTTTGTAATTGGCGTTCCGTGGAATGAAGCTCTGCAGGCTGGAAACTTCATTGGTCAAAAACTCGTAATTAATGAATTTGTTGCCTACAGTAATTTTGCACCAATGATTGATACAATGTCAGATAAAGCCGTTGTCATTATCAGCTTTGCATTATGCGGGTTTGCTAATCTTTCTTCTCTTGGAATCTTACTCGGTGGACTTGGCAAACTAGCACCAAATCGCAGACCAGACATTGCCCGTTTAGGCATAAAGGCGATTATTGCAGGTGCATTGGCATCTTGTTTAAGCGCCGCTATTGCAGGTATGATAATTGGATAA
- a CDS encoding DinB family protein yields MLQMFLYNWQVREDWFKWCQNVSSEELMKKHIGGMGSILHNLYHVIDCEQIWINQMKGSEVMVRDLFTITNLTDVIDFSNEIKKLTTEFISPWDPQLDNKILNITNRNGHTFSFTYGKILRHIITHEIHHVGQLSVWSRELDIKPVSSDLLFRD; encoded by the coding sequence ATGCTTCAAATGTTCTTATACAATTGGCAAGTTAGAGAAGACTGGTTTAAATGGTGTCAAAACGTTTCTAGTGAGGAATTGATGAAAAAACATATCGGTGGAATGGGCAGTATATTACATAATTTATATCATGTCATTGATTGTGAACAAATATGGATTAATCAAATGAAAGGATCAGAAGTTATGGTTAGAGATCTCTTCACTATTACTAACTTGACAGATGTCATAGACTTTTCTAATGAAATTAAAAAACTTACTACAGAATTTATAAGCCCCTGGGATCCACAATTGGACAATAAGATACTGAATATAACGAATAGGAATGGGCATACATTTTCCTTTACGTACGGGAAAATCCTCCGCCACATCATCACTCATGAAATCCACCATGTTGGACAACTATCTGTTTGGTCAAGAGAATTAGATATAAAGCCTGTATCTTCAGATTTACTATTCAGAGACTAA